A window of Lacibacter sediminis contains these coding sequences:
- the lysS gene encoding lysine--tRNA ligase: MSTHLSEQEIIRREKLAELTKLGIDAYPAPLYPVTHYSTAVKAGFNEETKEEYKDVCIAGRIMSVRDMGKACFAVLQDSHGRLQIYVRRDDICPGEDKALYDVVFKKLLDIGDIIGVKGFVFTTKTGETSLHVKELTVLTKSLKPLPVVKEAEGQTFDAVTDPEFKYRQRYADLIINPQVKDVFVKRTIMINTIREYLNEYGALEVDTPVLQTIPGGATARPFSTHHNALDVPMYMRIANELYLKRLIVGGFDWVYEFSRNFRNEGMDRTHNPEFTILEWYTAYKDYFWMMNVTENLLEKIAIALHGTTDVTVGDKTISFKAPFKRISIFDAIKENTGIDVSALEEDGLRDVCKQLNIRVDGTMGKGKLIDELFSETSEAKCIQPTFIIDYPVEMSPLTKKHRSKEGLVERFELMINGKEVANAYSELNDPIDQRDRFEDQVKLKERGDDEAMFIDYDFLRALEYGMPPTSGIGIGIDRLCMLMTNQPSIQDVLLFPMMRPEKTVE; encoded by the coding sequence ATGAGTACACATTTGAGCGAACAGGAAATTATCCGTAGAGAAAAACTGGCTGAGTTAACTAAACTGGGCATTGATGCATACCCCGCACCATTATACCCTGTTACTCATTATTCAACTGCTGTAAAAGCCGGGTTTAATGAAGAAACAAAAGAAGAATACAAAGATGTATGCATCGCAGGCCGCATCATGAGTGTGCGTGATATGGGCAAGGCATGTTTTGCTGTATTGCAGGATAGTCATGGTCGCTTACAGATCTATGTTCGTCGTGATGATATTTGCCCCGGCGAAGACAAGGCACTGTATGATGTGGTGTTTAAAAAGCTTTTGGACATAGGTGATATCATCGGCGTAAAAGGATTTGTGTTCACTACCAAAACCGGTGAAACAAGTTTGCACGTGAAAGAATTAACCGTGCTTACAAAATCGCTGAAGCCACTACCGGTTGTTAAAGAGGCAGAAGGACAAACCTTTGATGCAGTAACTGATCCGGAATTCAAATACCGTCAGCGCTATGCTGATCTCATCATTAATCCGCAGGTGAAGGATGTGTTTGTAAAACGTACCATCATGATCAATACTATTCGTGAATATTTGAATGAGTATGGAGCATTGGAAGTTGATACCCCGGTATTGCAAACCATTCCTGGTGGTGCAACGGCCCGTCCGTTCAGTACACATCACAATGCATTGGATGTGCCCATGTACATGCGTATTGCCAATGAACTTTATTTAAAACGTCTGATCGTTGGTGGGTTCGATTGGGTGTATGAGTTCAGCCGCAACTTCCGAAACGAAGGGATGGACCGTACGCATAATCCTGAGTTTACTATTCTTGAATGGTACACAGCTTACAAAGATTATTTCTGGATGATGAACGTTACAGAAAACCTGCTGGAGAAAATTGCGATTGCATTGCATGGAACAACCGATGTAACTGTAGGTGATAAAACCATCAGCTTTAAAGCACCCTTCAAACGCATTTCTATATTCGATGCCATTAAAGAAAACACAGGCATTGATGTAAGCGCTTTAGAAGAAGATGGTTTGCGTGATGTATGTAAACAACTCAATATTCGTGTTGATGGTACAATGGGTAAAGGCAAGTTGATCGATGAACTCTTCAGCGAAACCAGTGAAGCCAAATGTATTCAGCCAACATTCATCATTGATTACCCAGTTGAAATGAGTCCGCTTACGAAAAAGCACCGCAGTAAAGAAGGGTTGGTGGAACGCTTTGAGTTAATGATCAACGGCAAAGAAGTTGCAAACGCCTACAGTGAGTTGAACGATCCAATTGATCAGCGTGACCGTTTCGAAGACCAGGTGAAACTGAAAGAACGTGGCGATGATGAAGCGATGTTTATCGATTATGATTTCTTGCGTGCGCTGGAATACGGCATGCCGCCAACAAGTGGTATTGGTATTGGTATCGATCGTTTGTGTATGTTAATGACGAACCAACCTTCTATCCAGGATGTGTTGTTGTTCCCGATGATGCGACCGGAGAAGACGGTGGAGTAA
- a CDS encoding outer membrane beta-barrel protein, which translates to MKTFYLTTLLLSLSIASSAQTQKGALNINGQFGSNSGGQHSNISNGLIKSFSIELNPNVGFFVKDNWEVGAGVLFGITRSRMSGYIIKGTANKFGIQSYSKYYIGKRSVRPYVILEASHTWISEKTKFVNGNTQGYTSANWNAGGGAGVAWFVTPKIGLFSQLTYNRDLERQIKYSTGTLNLNFGVQVNLGKKK; encoded by the coding sequence ATGAAAACATTTTACTTAACAACACTGCTTCTTTCATTAAGTATTGCGTCATCAGCACAAACGCAAAAAGGAGCGCTTAATATCAATGGACAATTTGGAAGCAATAGTGGCGGGCAGCACAGCAATATATCAAACGGTTTAATTAAGAGTTTCTCTATAGAGCTCAATCCTAATGTTGGATTTTTTGTAAAAGACAATTGGGAAGTTGGAGCAGGTGTTTTATTTGGGATCACGAGAAGTCGGATGTCCGGTTATATTATAAAGGGCACAGCGAACAAATTTGGAATACAATCATATTCAAAGTACTACATTGGCAAAAGGTCTGTTAGACCTTACGTTATCTTAGAGGCTTCACATACTTGGATATCTGAAAAAACAAAATTTGTTAATGGAAATACGCAAGGTTACACTTCAGCTAACTGGAATGCTGGTGGTGGAGCAGGTGTTGCCTGGTTTGTAACTCCGAAAATTGGTCTGTTCTCGCAACTTACTTATAATAGAGACTTGGAAAGACAAATCAAATATTCAACTGGAACGCTCAATCTCAACTTTGGCGTACAAGTTAATCTCGGAAAGAAAAAGTAA
- a CDS encoding S9 family peptidase, translating to MRKTGLFLLWIVIVTTASAQTALTTDQMLKGAAQKVTKPLPQFVEWAGDNSFIIRSEGKQYVHDIKTGKETEYKAPDMHIMVVVPEIINKGNDLYLKMANEETRLTNNKDEEKNPVLSPDKQYVAFTRNNNLFTINLNTKKETQLTNDGTDVILNGYASWVYFEEILGRASRYKSFWWSPDSKKIAYMRMDESEVPMFPIYSEEGQHGFIERTRYPKAGDKNPEVKVGVVGPDGGATVWADFNQKDDQYFGMPLWKPDGSALWIQWMPRTQDNLKVYEMNLVDGSKKVVYDETQKTWVDLDDQNRITFLQNGKQFILQSDATGWNHLYLHDMTGRRINAITSGSYTVTAVNLVDEKNKLVYFTCRKDNSARFDLYKVKFDGTGLMRLTFGEFTHRNIRVSPNGLHFITSYSNVSTPDVMAVVNNKGKVIRELGNAAGEAFATTALAKTELLRVKSEDGKYDLPLRIVWPTNYDKNKKYPVMISIYGGPNAGTVSDGWALNMQQQWWAKEGMIQVAMDHRASGHFGKEGINYMHRNLGYWEMTDWITIVKWLIENAGVDKNKVAISGFSYGGYMSAYALTYGADYFTHGLAGGSVTDWSLYDSHYTERFMDTPKENPEGYKSSSVYTHIDKYKGLLRIYHGTMDDNVHMQNSMQLIKKLQEKKKHFEFMLYPGGRHGWPGNQQLHSQNEIALFIYKNLLEREVPKDVMK from the coding sequence ATGAGAAAAACAGGATTGTTTCTGTTGTGGATCGTTATTGTTACAACAGCATCGGCGCAAACAGCATTAACCACCGATCAGATGCTCAAAGGAGCAGCACAGAAAGTAACCAAACCATTGCCGCAATTTGTTGAATGGGCAGGCGACAATAGTTTTATCATCCGCAGCGAAGGAAAGCAGTATGTACACGATATTAAAACAGGAAAAGAAACGGAGTACAAAGCACCCGACATGCATATCATGGTGGTGGTTCCGGAGATCATTAATAAAGGCAATGATCTGTATCTGAAAATGGCGAATGAAGAAACCCGTTTGACCAATAATAAAGACGAAGAAAAGAATCCTGTTCTTTCGCCCGATAAACAATACGTGGCATTTACACGCAACAACAATCTCTTTACAATCAACCTCAATACAAAAAAAGAAACACAGCTTACCAACGATGGTACTGATGTTATTTTAAATGGTTATGCAAGCTGGGTTTATTTCGAAGAAATACTTGGACGTGCAAGCCGTTACAAATCTTTTTGGTGGAGTCCTGATAGTAAGAAGATCGCTTACATGCGTATGGATGAAAGCGAAGTGCCGATGTTCCCGATTTACAGCGAAGAAGGACAGCATGGTTTTATTGAACGCACACGCTATCCAAAAGCAGGAGATAAAAATCCTGAAGTAAAAGTGGGTGTAGTTGGTCCTGATGGTGGTGCAACGGTGTGGGCTGATTTTAATCAGAAAGATGATCAATACTTTGGTATGCCTTTGTGGAAACCAGATGGTAGTGCGTTATGGATCCAATGGATGCCACGTACACAGGATAACCTGAAAGTTTATGAAATGAATCTGGTTGATGGCAGCAAGAAGGTGGTGTATGATGAAACACAAAAAACATGGGTTGATCTGGATGATCAGAATCGTATTACATTCCTGCAAAACGGTAAGCAATTCATTCTGCAAAGTGATGCAACAGGATGGAATCATTTATATCTCCACGACATGACGGGTAGACGCATCAATGCGATCACCAGTGGTTCATATACTGTTACTGCAGTAAATCTGGTTGATGAAAAAAACAAACTGGTATACTTCACTTGCCGCAAAGACAACAGTGCCCGTTTCGATCTGTACAAAGTGAAATTCGATGGTACCGGTTTAATGCGTTTGACTTTTGGCGAATTCACACATCGTAATATTCGTGTATCACCTAACGGTCTTCATTTCATCACCAGCTATTCAAATGTTTCTACGCCTGATGTAATGGCAGTAGTAAACAACAAAGGAAAAGTGATTCGTGAATTGGGGAATGCTGCGGGTGAAGCGTTTGCTACAACTGCCTTGGCAAAAACAGAATTGCTCCGTGTAAAAAGTGAAGATGGTAAATACGATCTGCCATTGCGTATTGTCTGGCCAACGAATTATGATAAGAATAAAAAGTATCCGGTGATGATCAGTATTTATGGTGGACCAAATGCCGGAACTGTTTCTGATGGCTGGGCTTTGAACATGCAGCAACAATGGTGGGCAAAAGAAGGAATGATACAGGTAGCGATGGATCATCGTGCAAGTGGCCACTTTGGTAAAGAAGGCATTAACTACATGCACCGCAACCTTGGCTATTGGGAAATGACAGACTGGATCACGATTGTAAAATGGTTGATCGAAAATGCAGGTGTTGATAAAAATAAAGTGGCCATCAGCGGTTTCAGCTATGGTGGTTATATGAGTGCGTATGCATTAACCTATGGAGCTGATTATTTCACACATGGTTTGGCCGGCGGCAGTGTTACCGACTGGAGTTTGTACGACAGTCATTACACCGAACGATTTATGGATACACCGAAAGAAAATCCTGAAGGATATAAATCATCTTCTGTTTACACACACATTGATAAATACAAAGGCTTGCTGCGTATCTACCACGGTACTATGGATGATAATGTGCACATGCAGAACAGTATGCAACTGATCAAAAAATTACAGGAGAAGAAGAAGCATTTTGAATTCATGTTGTATCCCGGAGGTCGTCACGGATGGCCGGGTAACCAACAGTTGCATTCGCAAAACGAAATAGCATTGTTCATTTATAAGAATTTGCTGGAGAGAGAAGTGCCGAAGGATGTGATGAAATAA
- a CDS encoding PPC domain-containing DNA-binding protein: MKYLTILLLFAACKTKPTMQNDEVKIHALRLKPGQDLKQEITSYLQQHKIEAGWIMTCVGSVTQYNLRFANQPEGSKANGHFEIVSLVGTVSINGSHLHMSVSDSTGATIGGHLLDSNLVYTTAEIVIGEGKQLVFTREKDGSTPWEELQIKPKQ; the protein is encoded by the coding sequence ATGAAATACTTAACTATACTTCTTTTATTCGCCGCATGTAAAACAAAACCAACCATGCAAAACGACGAAGTAAAAATTCACGCCCTCCGTTTAAAACCCGGGCAGGATCTGAAACAGGAAATAACTTCTTATTTGCAGCAGCACAAGATCGAAGCAGGCTGGATCATGACCTGTGTGGGCAGTGTTACACAATACAATCTTCGTTTTGCCAATCAACCAGAAGGCAGTAAAGCCAACGGTCATTTTGAAATTGTGAGTTTGGTTGGTACAGTGAGCATCAATGGTTCGCATTTACATATGAGTGTGAGCGACAGCACCGGTGCAACCATCGGTGGTCATTTGCTCGACAGTAATCTTGTTTATACCACTGCTGAAATTGTGATTGGCGAAGGCAAACAACTTGTATTTACAAGAGAGAAAGATGGCAGCACGCCATGGGAAGAACTGCAGATCAAACCTAAACAGTGA
- a CDS encoding SDR family oxidoreductase: MSFNGKTVFITGASRGIGKAMGLKLAKEGANVVVAAKSVEENPKLGGTIFSAADEMTAAGGKGLAIQLDIRYEDQIQAAVDKTVETFGGIDILINNASAISLTPTEQTEAKRFDLMYSINVRGTFLMTKACIPYLRKGNNPHILTLSPPVNLKPKWLAGHIAYTLTKFNMSMMTLGWAEELKKDGIAANALWPRTTIDTAAVRNLLGGEALANMSRTVDILADAAHIILSKPSNECTGNLFVDEQLFAAEGITDLSKYSVVPGGKLFTDLFVD; the protein is encoded by the coding sequence ATGTCATTCAATGGAAAAACAGTTTTTATTACAGGTGCGTCGAGAGGTATCGGTAAAGCAATGGGCTTGAAATTGGCGAAGGAAGGAGCCAACGTAGTGGTGGCAGCAAAAAGTGTGGAAGAAAATCCCAAGCTGGGTGGTACTATTTTTTCGGCAGCTGATGAAATGACAGCGGCTGGAGGAAAAGGATTAGCCATTCAATTAGATATTCGTTACGAAGATCAGATACAGGCGGCAGTTGATAAAACAGTAGAGACATTTGGTGGTATCGATATACTCATCAACAATGCATCGGCAATTTCACTTACGCCAACAGAACAAACAGAAGCCAAACGTTTCGATCTCATGTATAGCATTAATGTGCGTGGTACATTTTTAATGACGAAAGCCTGTATCCCATATTTACGAAAAGGAAATAACCCGCATATACTTACGTTATCACCTCCCGTTAATTTAAAACCTAAATGGCTGGCCGGACATATTGCTTACACACTCACCAAATTCAACATGAGTATGATGACACTGGGATGGGCTGAAGAATTAAAGAAAGATGGTATTGCTGCCAATGCACTCTGGCCACGTACAACTATTGATACTGCTGCTGTGAGAAATTTGTTAGGCGGTGAAGCGTTGGCAAATATGAGCAGAACAGTAGATATACTTGCAGATGCCGCACATATAATTTTAAGCAAACCGTCGAATGAATGCACTGGTAACTTATTTGTTGATGAACAGCTGTTTGCTGCAGAAGGAATTACTGATTTAAGTAAGTATAGTGTGGTGCCGGGTGGTAAGTTGTTTACGGATTTGTTTGTGGACTAA
- a CDS encoding parallel beta-helix domain-containing protein, whose translation MLCQLRLTSTLVLLVSFATVRSQDTEQKKIQRMFVTAVDNSTIELPEGTFQLNMSLWLDGKKNVLIKGKGMDKTILNFTNQVSGAEGIKITNGKNITLQDLTVQDTKGDAIKTQQVDGIIFKQVKAEWTRGANSKNGAYGLYPVQCTNVLIDGCEAWGASDAGIYVGQSSYIVVKNSKATENVAGIEIENSLYADVYDNEATNNTGGILIFDLPDLVQKKGGYIRVYRNNVYHNNHINFAPKGNIVGKVPQGTGVMILATNHVDVFENKIINNITASTAIVSYYITENPIKDSSYYPFPTQINIYNNTYEREAVRTTGKGRMGKMYRFKLRFGKNVPHIQYDGIVDQKSPAEICIRNNSNQSFANLDAENGFKNISRDASKHDCTLQPVPKVELKN comes from the coding sequence ATGCTTTGCCAACTTCGTCTCACTTCAACACTGGTTTTATTAGTTTCGTTTGCAACTGTTCGGTCGCAGGACACGGAACAAAAGAAGATACAGCGCATGTTTGTGACTGCTGTTGATAACTCAACAATAGAATTACCTGAAGGAACATTTCAACTCAACATGAGTTTGTGGCTCGATGGAAAGAAGAATGTACTCATTAAAGGAAAGGGAATGGATAAAACCATTCTCAACTTTACCAACCAGGTAAGCGGTGCCGAAGGAATTAAAATCACCAACGGGAAAAATATTACACTACAGGATCTCACGGTGCAGGATACAAAAGGCGATGCAATTAAAACACAACAGGTAGACGGTATTATATTTAAGCAGGTAAAAGCAGAATGGACAAGAGGGGCCAACAGCAAGAATGGTGCGTATGGTTTATATCCTGTGCAATGTACCAATGTGTTGATCGATGGTTGTGAAGCCTGGGGTGCAAGTGATGCTGGCATTTATGTTGGACAAAGCAGTTACATCGTTGTCAAAAATTCAAAAGCCACCGAAAATGTAGCGGGGATTGAAATTGAAAATTCCTTGTATGCTGATGTGTATGATAACGAAGCAACAAATAATACAGGTGGTATTTTAATTTTCGATCTGCCTGATCTTGTGCAGAAGAAAGGGGGTTACATCCGTGTGTATCGAAACAATGTGTACCATAACAATCATATCAACTTTGCACCAAAGGGAAACATTGTGGGCAAAGTACCCCAAGGCACAGGTGTTATGATCCTTGCTACCAATCATGTGGATGTTTTTGAAAACAAGATCATCAATAACATTACTGCAAGCACAGCCATTGTAAGTTATTATATCACCGAGAACCCGATCAAAGACAGCAGCTATTATCCCTTCCCGACACAGATCAATATTTATAACAATACTTACGAAAGAGAAGCCGTGCGAACAACCGGCAAAGGACGCATGGGAAAGATGTATCGCTTTAAATTACGTTTCGGAAAAAATGTGCCGCATATTCAGTATGATGGAATTGTTGATCAGAAATCACCCGCAGAGATTTGTATTCGTAACAACAGTAATCAAAGCTTTGCGAATCTTGATGCAGAGAATGGATTTAAAAACATCAGCAGAGATGCATCGAAACATGATTGTACGTTACAACCGGTACCAAAAGTTGAATTGAAAAATTAA
- a CDS encoding SO2930 family diheme c-type cytochrome, with protein sequence MKKLIVTVSVIICMLVVLSFNSKKTDPYFQFHENLSEYNFFKGKLNELLPADGIIPYDLNTPLFSDYAEKARFIKVPAGKKINYNATSVFDMPLGTVLIKNFYYYNDVRKPALGKRIIETRLLANMEDGWHTYQYIWNEEQTEALFEPIGDVITVEYIDAAGKKIKAQYVVPSQPQCKGCHGRKDTIIPIGIAARHLNGDYVYANEKQNQLQYWQQLGLIDLPNSTIPANAKWNDEKSGSLNDRARAYLDINCGNCHNPNGPANTSGLFLDIHTTNTTALGINKTPVAAGRGSGHLKYAIDPGKPNQSFMIYRMNSVDPGIAMPEIGRNRVHKEGVALISKWIKEIGKN encoded by the coding sequence ATGAAGAAATTGATCGTTACAGTGAGTGTGATTATATGTATGTTGGTTGTTCTTTCGTTCAACAGCAAAAAGACCGATCCGTATTTTCAGTTTCATGAAAACCTCAGCGAATACAATTTCTTCAAAGGAAAATTGAATGAGCTGCTACCTGCTGATGGAATCATTCCTTACGATCTCAATACGCCGTTGTTCAGCGATTATGCCGAGAAAGCAAGATTTATAAAAGTACCTGCCGGTAAAAAGATCAACTACAACGCTACCTCAGTATTCGATATGCCATTGGGAACTGTGCTCATCAAAAATTTTTATTATTACAACGATGTGCGCAAACCTGCTCTTGGGAAACGAATTATTGAAACACGGTTGCTGGCAAATATGGAAGATGGCTGGCACACATATCAATACATCTGGAACGAAGAGCAAACAGAAGCTTTGTTTGAACCCATTGGTGATGTGATTACTGTTGAATACATTGATGCAGCAGGAAAGAAAATAAAAGCACAGTATGTTGTTCCAAGTCAGCCGCAATGCAAAGGTTGTCATGGCCGCAAGGATACGATCATTCCAATTGGCATTGCAGCCCGCCATCTTAATGGCGATTATGTGTATGCAAATGAAAAACAAAATCAATTACAGTATTGGCAACAGCTCGGACTGATCGATCTGCCAAACTCAACCATTCCTGCCAATGCTAAATGGAACGATGAGAAAAGCGGATCGCTCAACGATCGTGCAAGAGCTTATCTCGATATTAACTGTGGAAATTGTCATAACCCAAATGGTCCGGCAAATACATCAGGTTTGTTCTTAGATATTCACACAACAAATACAACTGCACTTGGCATTAACAAAACGCCTGTAGCAGCAGGCAGAGGAAGTGGTCATTTAAAATATGCCATTGATCCAGGTAAACCCAACCAATCGTTTATGATCTATCGAATGAATAGTGTTGATCCGGGTATTGCGATGCCTGAAATTGGACGTAACAGAGTTCATAAAGAAGGCGTGGCGTTGATTTCAAAATGGATCAAAGAAATTGGAAAAAATTGA
- a CDS encoding AI-2E family transporter: MASFSSRLRQIILLVVLIALGLLLVKELYIFLPGFLGAITLYILSRGWYRYLTIKKKWNKSLTATAFMLGFLVLFGLPVYYIINLLSPKITEVFSHSDEVVQGLKSVSAQIKEWTGQELFTDENVAELQKRIANFFPAFLNSTAMILSNLAMMLFVYFFMLTNGKEMEASFDYFLPLHEENIDILAKETISVVRANAIGIPLISLIQGIFALVGYWIFGINEFVLWGFITGVFAFFPIVGTTLIWAPLVVFLFSQGNTGQGIGLLIYSLLVTGNVDYLARVTLMKRLGDVHPLVTVLGVIVGLSLFGFWGFIFGPLLISYFMLLFKIYTNEFGSMNPVENPHSHGS, encoded by the coding sequence ATGGCATCATTCAGCAGCCGTTTACGGCAAATTATTCTCTTAGTTGTTTTAATTGCATTGGGCTTACTGCTCGTAAAAGAACTTTATATTTTCCTGCCGGGTTTTCTTGGCGCCATCACACTTTATATTCTCAGCAGGGGTTGGTACCGCTATCTTACCATTAAGAAAAAATGGAACAAGAGTTTAACGGCCACCGCTTTTATGCTCGGCTTCCTCGTTTTGTTTGGGTTGCCCGTTTATTATATCATCAATTTACTATCCCCAAAAATAACGGAAGTATTCAGTCATTCCGACGAAGTGGTGCAGGGTTTAAAATCTGTATCCGCACAAATAAAAGAATGGACCGGTCAGGAATTATTTACCGATGAGAACGTAGCGGAACTGCAGAAACGAATTGCAAATTTCTTCCCTGCTTTTCTTAACAGCACAGCCATGATCCTCTCTAACCTGGCGATGATGTTGTTTGTTTATTTCTTTATGCTCACCAATGGGAAAGAGATGGAAGCATCATTCGATTATTTTTTACCCTTGCATGAAGAGAATATTGATATCCTTGCTAAAGAAACCATCAGCGTTGTAAGAGCAAATGCTATTGGAATTCCACTCATCTCTTTAATACAAGGGATTTTTGCACTCGTTGGTTATTGGATATTCGGCATCAATGAATTTGTACTGTGGGGTTTTATTACAGGTGTATTTGCATTCTTCCCGATTGTTGGAACTACGTTGATATGGGCACCGCTGGTTGTATTTTTATTTTCTCAAGGGAATACCGGACAAGGAATTGGTTTATTGATCTACAGTTTACTTGTAACCGGCAATGTTGATTACCTCGCAAGGGTTACTCTGATGAAACGTTTAGGTGATGTTCATCCGCTTGTTACCGTACTGGGTGTTATTGTGGGATTAAGCTTGTTTGGTTTCTGGGGTTTCATTTTCGGACCACTCCTCATCAGTTATTTTATGCTGCTGTTTAAAATTTATACAAACGAGTTTGGATCGATGAATCCTGTGGAAAACCCACATAGTCATGGCTCATAA